In Candidatus Liberimonas magnetica, one DNA window encodes the following:
- a CDS encoding glycosyltransferase family 2 protein, whose amino-acid sequence MGISVLMPVYNEENYIEEIVKRVTAQSNIDEVVIVNDGSTDSTRDKLGRLSNSKIRVINLEKNGGKGLAVREGLKYVKGDILIIQDADLEYNPGEYPALLEPFKDPRVEVVYGSRVRKQIGEYSYITFFFGGLLLTAITDILYLTFLTDEPTGYKVFKTEVLRNLSLESKGFEFCPEVTAKLLRKGIKIVEVPVSYSPRNFSQGKKIRPKDGFIAIWTLLKYRFIK is encoded by the coding sequence ATGGGAATTTCTGTATTGATGCCGGTTTATAACGAGGAAAACTATATTGAAGAAATAGTAAAAAGGGTCACAGCCCAGAGCAATATAGACGAGGTAGTCATTGTCAATGACGGATCTACGGACTCTACAAGAGATAAATTAGGAAGGCTTTCAAACAGCAAAATACGCGTAATAAACCTTGAAAAGAACGGGGGTAAAGGCCTTGCTGTAAGAGAAGGTTTAAAATATGTTAAAGGTGATATTCTGATAATTCAGGATGCAGACCTTGAATACAACCCGGGCGAGTATCCCGCGCTGCTGGAGCCTTTTAAAGACCCTCGAGTCGAAGTCGTTTACGGGTCACGGGTCAGAAAGCAAATAGGGGAATATTCCTATATAACCTTTTTTTTCGGCGGTCTGCTTTTGACTGCTATAACCGATATTCTATATCTTACTTTTTTAACCGATGAGCCTACAGGCTATAAAGTCTTTAAGACAGAGGTTTTAAGAAACCTGAGCCTTGAAAGCAAAGGGTTTGAGTTTTGTCCGGAAGTAACAGCAAAGCTGCTGCGCAAAGGCATCAAAATAGTCGAAGTGCCGGTATCGTACAGCCCGCGCAATTTTTCTCAAGGCAAGAAAATAAGGCCTAAAGACGGGTTTATAGCTATCTGGACGCTTTTAAAGTACCGTTTTATCAAATAG